The Haloterrigena turkmenica DSM 5511 genome includes the window TTTGTCGCCGTCCTTGAGCAGGTAGTAGAGCATGAACAGCGCCAGCCCGAAGCCGATCAGCGCGTGGGTGAACGCGCTCAGCCACGCGGTCGACTGCTCGAGGACCAGCTGCCCGCCCTGTCGAGCCGCGTCCGTCAGCGACGACATCAGATCGACGCTCATCCCCGTCTGCTCCTGGATGAGCGATTCGACTTCCGTGACGCTGACCGAGTCGGCGTCGAGGTTTTCCACGATCCTCGTGGCGTCCTGGATGACGACGGTGAGGATGATCGCGAGCGGAATCACGAAGCCGGTGATCGTCAATAAGACGAGCGCCATCGCGGCGATCATCGACGACGTCCGCCGCTCGAGGCGACGCTGGACCGGGCGGAGAACGTACGCGAGGAGTACGGCGATGAGGGCGTACTGGAGGAACGGCGCGATGAGCAGCCACGAGAGGAAGGCCAAAACCGCGACGAGTGCCAGGAGAAACCCCTTGCTGATGTTCACACGAATAGTTTTCGCGAACGCCGAAATAAAGGTGGGGGCAAATCACTGACACGCGCGACGGAAAATAACCGGCACGCGCGACGGATTCGGCCGTTCGCGCGAGGGAAGCGAACCGACCTATTCGCGCCGCGGACAGTCGCGCTCGCTCGCACACGGCTTCAAGGTGCTGGTTCACTTACGTCGGAGGGAATGTCGACCCAGCTCGATCCCCTCTCCCTCTCGGCCGATCTGCTCTACGCGGTCAAGACCGAGGGCGATACCGACTGGTTGCGAGACCACCTCGCGACGCTCGAGCGATCGCGGCTCGACCGGGCCCTCGAGCGCCGGACCGCGAAACTGGCCTTCTGGCTCAACTGTTACAACGCCTACACCCAGTTGCTCCTCGAGGACGGCTCCGAACTCGACGGCGAGGCGGGCCGCCTCGAGCGCTGGAAGTTCGTCTCCCGGGATCGGATCCCGATCAGCGGCGTTCGCCTCAGCCTCGCCGACATCGAACACGGCATGCTGCGGCGGTCGAAACACCCCTGGGGGTTCGGCTACGTCCCTCGGCCCCTTCCCTCGTCGTTCGAACGGCGGTATCGCCTCCCCGAGTGCGATCCGCGGATCCACTTCGCCATCAGCCACTGCGCCGATCCCTCGCCGCCGATCACGACCTACTCGCCGCCCGACGTGGACACGGAACTGGACGTCGCCGTCGAGTGGTTCATAGAGGAGACGGTCACGTAC containing:
- a CDS encoding DUF547 domain-containing protein, whose amino-acid sequence is MSTQLDPLSLSADLLYAVKTEGDTDWLRDHLATLERSRLDRALERRTAKLAFWLNCYNAYTQLLLEDGSELDGEAGRLERWKFVSRDRIPISGVRLSLADIEHGMLRRSKHPWGFGYVPRPLPSSFERRYRLPECDPRIHFAISHCADPSPPITTYSPPDVDTELDVAVEWFIEETVTYDADAGVATVPRLFHRYRGDFGGKRGVISFLRTYDAIPSGHRPSLEYESMTRTPDVDFDADIAEFHP